Proteins from a genomic interval of Armatimonadia bacterium:
- a CDS encoding bifunctional YncE family protein/alkaline phosphatase family protein — protein sequence MPLVALLLTLAAASAGAADRPYLCAPAILEYAHHDPAGTTILPNGRFLRPLGKHIPVARWPHGLTLSPDGEELFVASGGLGQLVKPWLGEAPSLAELVPTVGTTTKRSNGGAAAYSPDGRSLYWSSGDTGAVYVFDVASKAKRAEISLNGTLGNETFRDSYAMDLQVSPDGRYLYCADVTNFRVVVVDTAAAQVVGSVRVGRYPYALAVSGQRVYVANIGMFEYSPVPEPEVEGFDKRGLTFPPFGFPSRESAEGVEVEGRHIPGLGDPNVPESFSVWALHASDPAHPKVVSRIKTGLLVGAPADNGKTVGGSAPNFVVARGDSLWVSNGNNDTIERLDLATGRIVRKMRLQPSPLTARLRGVGPSGMALSPDGRRLYVAESGINAIAVLEPTTLQVLGHLPTAWYPYRVAVSRDGKSLAVICFKGFGNGPSGGASRPTDAFMNMRGVLTVLAVPPDKDLRKHTATVLTCNGMVDRQSQRPELSSPLIPSTPGTASEKIKYVVFITKENHTYDTIFDHVPGAKDDPSLLRWGYHQRLTAPDQPTLEDVPVMTNHNALARQFAVSDNFYMEPEASGVGHRWLVGVQPNNFCQMTYTLGWGFSAGSSAPGRRASFGSNGSITPEDYPEAGAMWEHLARFGVPFRNYGEGFEFAGVKEGEDEWKTGAREAINMPMSKVLFDNTCREFPIFNMNIPDQYRADWFTKDIKALFLSQKKPLPSFLNIAICNDHGTAPKPAKGYPYVASWMADNDLALGRIVDFLSHTPYWKNMVIFVTEDDAGGEPDHVDAQRSVLLVISPWAKRGYVAHRHTTILSMHRTLYQILGLPSLNMFDALANDFSDCFTTEPDYRPYSHVEVDPRVFDPLKAKDPKDPDYQRARLEPSVRLDDPEVVDQLSMAPGSQHP from the coding sequence ATGCCTTTGGTCGCCCTTCTTCTCACTCTCGCTGCCGCCTCCGCAGGTGCCGCAGACCGACCCTACCTGTGCGCACCGGCGATCCTGGAGTACGCTCACCACGACCCGGCGGGCACCACGATCCTGCCCAACGGGCGCTTCCTGCGTCCTCTGGGCAAGCACATCCCCGTCGCTCGGTGGCCGCACGGGTTGACGCTCAGCCCAGACGGCGAGGAGCTGTTCGTGGCGAGCGGCGGCCTAGGACAGTTGGTGAAGCCCTGGCTCGGCGAGGCGCCCTCCCTTGCTGAGCTTGTGCCCACGGTGGGGACAACTACCAAGCGCTCCAACGGTGGAGCCGCAGCTTACTCCCCCGACGGACGGTCGCTCTACTGGAGCAGCGGCGACACGGGTGCGGTCTACGTCTTCGACGTGGCGTCCAAGGCGAAGAGAGCGGAGATATCGCTGAACGGCACGCTCGGCAACGAGACCTTCCGCGACAGCTACGCCATGGATCTGCAGGTCAGCCCGGACGGTCGCTACCTGTACTGCGCTGACGTGACCAACTTCCGGGTGGTCGTGGTGGACACCGCCGCAGCTCAGGTCGTGGGCTCAGTGCGTGTCGGCAGGTACCCCTATGCTCTGGCGGTGTCTGGGCAGCGCGTCTACGTGGCCAACATCGGCATGTTCGAGTACAGTCCCGTGCCGGAGCCTGAGGTTGAAGGCTTCGACAAACGTGGTCTCACCTTCCCGCCCTTCGGGTTCCCGAGCAGAGAGTCAGCAGAGGGTGTCGAGGTGGAGGGCCGTCACATTCCCGGCCTTGGCGACCCGAATGTGCCGGAGTCCTTCTCAGTGTGGGCGCTGCACGCGTCGGACCCGGCGCATCCGAAGGTAGTCTCCCGCATCAAGACAGGGCTTCTTGTGGGGGCGCCCGCCGACAACGGCAAGACCGTCGGAGGCAGCGCTCCCAACTTTGTTGTGGCCCGGGGCGACAGCCTGTGGGTCTCCAATGGCAACAACGACACCATCGAGCGCCTTGACCTGGCGACCGGGCGCATTGTGCGGAAGATGCGGCTGCAGCCTTCGCCACTCACCGCGCGTCTTCGCGGTGTGGGCCCGAGCGGCATGGCTCTCTCGCCGGACGGGCGTCGGCTCTACGTGGCGGAGTCCGGCATCAACGCCATCGCGGTGCTGGAGCCGACGACCTTGCAGGTTCTTGGTCACCTGCCGACAGCTTGGTACCCGTATCGCGTGGCCGTGTCACGCGACGGCAAGTCGCTGGCCGTGATCTGCTTCAAGGGCTTCGGCAACGGCCCGAGCGGTGGCGCGAGCAGACCGACCGACGCCTTCATGAACATGCGCGGTGTGCTGACCGTCCTTGCGGTGCCACCCGACAAGGACCTGCGGAAACACACCGCGACAGTCCTCACCTGCAATGGGATGGTGGATCGGCAGTCGCAGCGGCCAGAGCTGTCCTCGCCCCTGATTCCCTCCACTCCAGGCACCGCCTCGGAGAAGATCAAGTACGTGGTCTTCATCACCAAGGAGAACCACACCTACGACACCATCTTCGACCACGTCCCGGGGGCCAAGGACGATCCCTCCTTGCTGAGGTGGGGCTACCATCAGCGGCTCACAGCGCCCGATCAGCCGACGCTGGAAGACGTGCCGGTGATGACCAACCACAATGCCCTGGCGCGCCAGTTCGCCGTGAGCGACAACTTCTACATGGAGCCCGAGGCCTCCGGCGTCGGTCACAGGTGGCTCGTGGGCGTGCAGCCGAACAACTTCTGCCAGATGACCTACACGCTCGGTTGGGGCTTCAGCGCCGGGAGTAGCGCCCCGGGACGGCGGGCATCCTTCGGCTCGAACGGCTCGATCACGCCGGAGGACTACCCGGAGGCCGGTGCCATGTGGGAGCACTTGGCACGCTTTGGCGTCCCCTTCCGCAACTACGGTGAGGGCTTTGAGTTCGCTGGTGTGAAGGAGGGCGAAGACGAGTGGAAGACCGGTGCACGAGAAGCCATCAACATGCCCATGTCCAAGGTGCTCTTCGACAACACCTGCCGCGAGTTCCCCATCTTCAACATGAACATTCCCGACCAGTACCGCGCCGACTGGTTCACCAAGGATATCAAGGCCCTGTTCCTTAGCCAGAAGAAGCCGCTGCCGTCCTTCCTGAACATCGCGATCTGCAACGACCACGGTACCGCACCGAAGCCGGCCAAGGGCTATCCTTACGTTGCTTCGTGGATGGCCGACAACGACCTCGCCCTGGGGCGCATCGTGGACTTCCTGAGCCACACGCCCTACTGGAAGAACATGGTCATCTTCGTGACCGAGGATGATGCAGGCGGCGAGCCCGACCATGTGGACGCCCAGCGTAGCGTGCTTCTGGTCATCAGCCCGTGGGCGAAGCGCGGGTATGTCGCGCACCGGCATACCACGATCCTGAGCATGCACCGAACGCTGTACCAGATCCTGGGGCTGCCCTCCCTCAACATG
- a CDS encoding alpha/beta hydrolase family protein, with protein sequence MSNRSTFRSERPDGRFGSTLGFLHAYAKANPPRLAFNPDLPSGDLPAWRGAVRDKLCEILRFPEVPPQPSPELLWEEPRDGYRLQKWEAYPEPLSVVSYLALIPDGGDARHPAPGVLCCPGSDWSKESLAGEPELDGAPRKNHHWANNRQALFYARAGFVAVATDNPGIGEQSDPIHAERREISLNGLWLGRGYESLSVFHRLPILQWLKDQPFVDPRRIATSGLSLGAKPALLLTVLDPDVAACVWNDFTSLWRVRMIVENLDCIAVHQYVPDLLAWLDYPDLMASLAPRPLLVSEGGRTADLRVVRRAYELAGAPEALEVVYYPRYATPDLRPYDDLPLPEGLTSEAYFKYANVDAPNHEFKPEVCVPWLARTLRITG encoded by the coding sequence ATGAGCAACCGCTCCACTTTCCGCAGCGAACGCCCCGACGGACGCTTCGGCAGCACCCTCGGGTTCCTGCATGCCTACGCAAAGGCGAACCCACCGCGACTTGCCTTCAATCCGGATTTGCCCTCCGGAGATCTACCCGCGTGGCGCGGTGCCGTCCGCGACAAGCTCTGCGAGATTCTCCGGTTCCCCGAGGTGCCGCCGCAGCCGAGTCCTGAGCTGCTGTGGGAGGAACCGCGCGATGGCTATCGCCTCCAGAAGTGGGAGGCCTACCCCGAGCCCCTCAGTGTCGTGTCCTACCTTGCGCTCATCCCAGACGGAGGTGACGCGAGGCATCCAGCCCCTGGCGTGCTCTGCTGCCCCGGCTCAGACTGGAGCAAGGAGTCGCTGGCAGGGGAGCCCGAGCTCGATGGAGCACCCCGCAAGAACCACCACTGGGCCAACAACCGGCAGGCGCTGTTCTACGCTCGGGCCGGCTTCGTGGCTGTGGCAACCGACAACCCGGGCATCGGTGAGCAATCCGACCCGATCCATGCCGAGCGCCGGGAGATCTCCCTGAATGGCCTCTGGCTCGGTCGCGGCTACGAGAGCCTGTCGGTCTTCCATCGGCTGCCGATCCTGCAGTGGCTCAAGGACCAACCCTTCGTCGACCCGCGTCGCATCGCCACAAGCGGCCTGTCCCTTGGCGCAAAGCCCGCCCTGCTCCTAACGGTGCTCGACCCGGACGTCGCCGCTTGCGTCTGGAACGACTTCACGTCCTTGTGGCGTGTGCGCATGATCGTCGAGAATCTGGACTGCATCGCCGTTCACCAGTACGTTCCCGACTTGCTCGCCTGGTTGGACTATCCCGACCTGATGGCGTCTCTGGCGCCCCGCCCCTTGCTGGTCAGCGAAGGCGGCCGCACCGCCGACCTGAGGGTGGTACGCCGGGCGTACGAGCTCGCCGGCGCGCCGGAAGCGCTGGAGGTCGTCTACTACCCGAGGTACGCTACACCCGACCTTCGGCCCTACGACGACCTTCCGCTGCCTGAGGGACTCACGAGCGAGGCGTACTTCAAGTACGCGAACGTGGACGCACCCAACCACGAGTTCAAGCCAGAGGTCTGTGTGCCCTGGTTGGCGCGGACGCTCCGAATCACTGGCTGA
- a CDS encoding VOC family protein yields MDHILCHFEIPADNVETLAAFYAGLFGWKVAAAPGFSDYWFVQTSAEPGALAGGMMARQHPGQGIMNYVLVEDVAAYAERAQSLGATVLVSKTEIPEMGWIAVLQDPQGNCLGLFEVMQKE; encoded by the coding sequence ATGGACCATATCCTTTGCCACTTCGAGATTCCGGCTGACAACGTCGAGACTCTGGCTGCTTTCTATGCGGGGTTGTTCGGATGGAAGGTCGCGGCGGCGCCGGGGTTCAGCGACTACTGGTTCGTGCAGACCAGCGCCGAGCCTGGTGCGCTCGCTGGAGGGATGATGGCTCGCCAGCACCCGGGACAGGGCATCATGAACTACGTCCTCGTCGAGGATGTAGCGGCCTATGCGGAGCGGGCGCAGAGCCTCGGAGCGACCGTGCTTGTGTCCAAGACGGAGATACCCGAGATGGGCTGGATCGCAGTGCTCCAGGATCCGCAGGGCAACTGCCTCGGCCTGTTCGAGGTGATGCAGAAGGAGTAG
- a CDS encoding alpha/beta hydrolase, translating to MHVTLLVPIVLLLAVTLSAAEPLPTPRRETFNCTADGSKWPYLVQDSPGPAEGILVNLHGHYSDETQMMTEGIYKDAFGKLRRECLRRNWVYVTAWYGGNTWMGPLGEAGLADLIGVLRKRWPKVPVYLQGGSMGGSSVLVFAVRRPDLIDGVAARCPAGDIAAYYDWALAHAATNATLRSITDAIRIHYTCDGHDLRQELELRSALRHADRLTMPVSLAHGSADTLIPVDWTRQLAERLRAFGRRVQYEEVEGGGHDSTVDSVDWPKVLDFLSGK from the coding sequence ATGCACGTGACACTGCTCGTGCCCATCGTCCTGCTCCTGGCCGTGACGCTTTCCGCTGCCGAGCCACTGCCCACTCCTCGGCGCGAGACCTTCAACTGCACCGCCGACGGGTCGAAGTGGCCCTACCTGGTGCAGGACTCCCCGGGACCTGCCGAGGGCATTCTGGTCAACCTCCATGGCCACTACTCAGACGAGACGCAGATGATGACCGAGGGTATCTACAAGGACGCCTTCGGCAAGCTCCGCCGCGAGTGCCTGCGCCGCAACTGGGTCTACGTGACCGCGTGGTATGGCGGAAACACCTGGATGGGCCCGCTCGGTGAAGCGGGCCTGGCGGATCTGATCGGGGTACTGAGGAAGCGGTGGCCGAAGGTACCCGTCTACCTGCAGGGGGGCTCGATGGGCGGCAGTTCGGTGTTGGTCTTCGCCGTGCGCCGGCCGGACCTGATCGACGGCGTCGCAGCAAGGTGCCCGGCCGGGGATATCGCCGCTTACTATGACTGGGCGCTGGCGCACGCGGCCACGAACGCCACCTTGCGCAGCATCACCGACGCGATCCGCATCCACTACACCTGTGACGGCCATGACCTGCGTCAGGAACTGGAGCTGCGCTCTGCCCTCAGACACGCAGACCGTCTCACTATGCCGGTGTCCCTTGCGCACGGCTCTGCGGACACGCTGATCCCTGTGGACTGGACGCGACAGTTGGCCGAGCGCCTGCGTGCATTCGGCCGAAGGGTGCAGTATGAGGAGGTCGAGGGCGGCGGTCACGACTCGACCGTCGACTCGGTCGACTGGCCGAAGGTCCTGGATTTCCTCAGCGGCAAGTAG
- a CDS encoding beta-galactosidase trimerization domain-containing protein: MRAACACCLLLVSSLSWAFVPSGNITRGIYCSAGPLLSTGYWSRHGDGFSLTEETAHSGRYSLRCVTTDAAARGSGASQTVKLNQTAPEPLKISGWSKAVDVSGNATGHEYSLYVDFSYVDGGSLSMQLATFKPGTHDWEYSETIVKPQKALASARFYALLRWRTGTVYFDDVFLGSPEGPNLLHNAGFEPEDRTNVAAQQAVYETYGDLNANAMHLYLSGEPGFWTGEEGKGNAEVRGFLETAKQKGLGVWLTTGEPSRPGIKDADDPNFPQYNCVNGPWGEAWNKTLALAAGYDFAGISLVPDEYNWSNGSLKERYAKHADPRVAEFYSKLPEMCDCPLCQALYEKTYGQKLPDLSAGAFPPSQDAAYLRYLQQRYDSTTNWIARGVAAIRQVNPAVRTDSLICVSPICSDQWWGTGVAWDRLNETGLDMPTTDPYILLHNYVGDSTHWYVTETAAHLTAATPKRQCGIVLEGSRLRAADRELDPVEVYGSALSAVCHGARELAWWHYDHLTDASKTTDRSAVSRACVRGVYGLLKQADPWLGHLQPVKRVAYLHSRAADDLWRFYTRPTPSALLTHAVEDPRYAAVAQHEVLYYLFRRGVPTDLYYLESVQEAQLADYPVIVVPFAFAIADRQAEVLNQLAQQGKTVVVISECGSLDQMGMPRTKPALLDLCGLQAPPSGETKGALVTTQPWLPSTGAETFKVYEKVVPGADARVCATVAGKPAILQHKIGKGEVLYLAGAFGYDLVANRDNEKRTRTERIVPNPPAQGQVAVLDAVLHQGCGQAPGVLAALQPGKDIEATCLTNDRGELVLLVINWENEAVETELRVTGSGELQGYRLQPDGTLADAVLKVTDGAARVVLGPQEAGLWHLVR, translated from the coding sequence ATGCGTGCTGCCTGTGCCTGCTGCTTGCTGCTTGTGTCTTCACTGTCCTGGGCCTTCGTGCCGTCGGGGAACATCACCCGCGGCATCTACTGCTCCGCCGGTCCGTTGCTGTCTACCGGCTACTGGAGCCGCCATGGCGACGGGTTCAGCCTCACCGAGGAGACCGCACACAGCGGTCGTTACAGCCTCCGGTGTGTGACCACCGATGCTGCAGCGAGGGGATCCGGCGCTTCCCAGACCGTTAAGCTCAACCAAACCGCCCCGGAGCCGCTGAAGATCTCGGGCTGGAGCAAGGCGGTCGACGTCAGCGGGAACGCTACGGGGCACGAGTACTCACTATATGTGGACTTCAGCTACGTGGACGGCGGCAGCCTGAGCATGCAACTGGCGACCTTCAAGCCGGGGACGCATGACTGGGAGTACTCGGAGACCATCGTCAAACCGCAGAAGGCGCTGGCGTCGGCGCGCTTCTATGCACTCTTGCGCTGGCGCACCGGCACCGTCTACTTCGACGACGTGTTCCTGGGCTCGCCGGAGGGTCCGAACCTCCTGCACAACGCAGGCTTCGAGCCCGAGGATCGCACGAACGTCGCCGCCCAGCAGGCGGTCTATGAGACCTACGGCGACCTGAACGCCAATGCCATGCACCTCTACCTGTCCGGCGAGCCCGGGTTCTGGACAGGTGAGGAGGGCAAGGGCAATGCTGAGGTGCGTGGCTTTCTGGAGACTGCAAAGCAGAAGGGCCTGGGTGTGTGGCTAACGACGGGTGAACCCTCCAGGCCGGGAATCAAGGACGCCGACGACCCCAACTTCCCTCAGTACAACTGCGTCAACGGTCCGTGGGGAGAGGCCTGGAACAAGACCCTCGCATTGGCGGCGGGCTATGACTTCGCGGGCATCTCGCTGGTGCCGGACGAGTACAACTGGTCCAACGGTTCGCTCAAGGAGCGGTACGCCAAGCACGCCGACCCGAGGGTCGCGGAGTTCTATAGCAAGCTTCCGGAGATGTGCGACTGCCCCCTGTGCCAGGCGCTCTACGAGAAGACCTACGGGCAGAAGCTGCCTGACCTCTCCGCGGGTGCTTTCCCGCCGAGCCAGGACGCCGCGTACCTGCGATACCTGCAGCAGCGCTACGACAGCACGACGAACTGGATCGCGCGCGGCGTAGCTGCGATCAGGCAGGTCAACCCGGCCGTCCGCACCGACAGTCTCATCTGCGTCTCACCGATCTGCAGCGACCAGTGGTGGGGAACCGGCGTCGCCTGGGACCGTCTCAACGAGACAGGTCTCGACATGCCGACGACCGATCCCTACATCTTGCTGCACAACTACGTAGGTGACAGCACGCACTGGTACGTGACCGAGACGGCAGCGCACCTCACCGCGGCGACGCCAAAGCGGCAGTGTGGGATCGTCCTGGAAGGCAGCCGTCTGCGGGCAGCGGACCGCGAACTGGACCCGGTAGAGGTGTATGGCAGCGCGCTGTCAGCGGTCTGTCATGGGGCGCGGGAGCTGGCCTGGTGGCACTATGACCACCTGACGGATGCGTCGAAGACCACGGATCGGTCGGCGGTGTCACGAGCCTGCGTGCGGGGTGTGTACGGGTTGCTCAAGCAGGCCGACCCCTGGCTGGGCCATCTGCAGCCCGTCAAGCGTGTTGCGTATCTGCACTCACGGGCGGCCGATGACCTGTGGCGGTTCTACACCAGGCCGACGCCTTCGGCTCTGCTGACCCATGCGGTCGAGGATCCGCGCTACGCGGCCGTCGCTCAGCACGAGGTGCTGTACTACCTCTTCCGGCGGGGCGTGCCGACAGACCTGTACTACCTGGAGAGTGTGCAGGAAGCGCAACTGGCGGACTATCCTGTCATCGTCGTGCCCTTCGCCTTTGCGATTGCCGACAGGCAGGCAGAGGTTCTGAACCAACTCGCGCAGCAGGGCAAGACGGTGGTGGTCATCTCCGAGTGTGGCTCGCTGGACCAGATGGGGATGCCGCGCACGAAGCCGGCGCTGCTGGATCTCTGCGGCCTGCAGGCTCCACCTTCGGGCGAGACCAAAGGCGCGCTTGTGACGACCCAGCCGTGGCTGCCGAGTACCGGTGCGGAGACCTTCAAGGTCTACGAGAAAGTGGTGCCCGGTGCCGACGCACGGGTGTGTGCGACGGTGGCCGGTAAGCCTGCGATCCTGCAGCACAAGATCGGCAAGGGAGAGGTCCTCTATCTCGCGGGCGCTTTTGGCTATGACCTCGTGGCCAATCGTGACAACGAGAAGCGGACACGGACCGAGCGCATCGTGCCGAATCCGCCGGCACAGGGACAGGTTGCAGTGCTGGACGCCGTCCTTCATCAAGGCTGCGGACAGGCGCCAGGGGTTCTGGCGGCCCTGCAGCCCGGCAAGGATATCGAGGCCACCTGTCTGACCAATGACCGCGGGGAGCTCGTGCTCCTGGTCATCAACTGGGAGAACGAGGCGGTTGAGACCGAGCTTCGGGTGACGGGTTCGGGGGAGCTACAGGGATACCGTCTGCAGCCCGACGGGACTCTTGCAGACGCCGTGCTCAAGGTGACCGACGGCGCTGCAAGGGTGGTTCTGGGACCGCAGGAAGCCGGGCTGTGGCACCTGGTCAGGTAG